CCCTACGTTATCCATACTTCTGAATGGTCATCAACACTGCGGCACCATATTTGGCTGTGCACTTGCAGACTTACCAATTAGGGGTATAATACCTGCCAACCTATGTGTGTGCTAATTCTAATGTGATATTGTACTACTGTGAATACATCCATCCcaatgtatgtattgtgtaaCCTCATGCCTTTATTGTTACTGATGTAAACAATCTAATGTGGCCACATTCCACGATTAGTGGACTGAACAGATAGCTGTGAGGTGTACATCGTTACTGATGTTTGAGGGGACTGGTGTAAAGTGTTTGTATATGGTGACTTTCCTACCTGTAGTAGTTGTCAAGTTTTTTAAATGTGCCACCTTCAATACTGACTTTAATATTCTCAGACAGACACAGAATTCCCAGACATTCCAACAGGAACCCATTAACTTTACAAGTCCACTGTACTCGTGGCACTTGATACAGATGATCTTCACTGCCATATACAAGCATAGGTGTTTGTTTCCTTAAATAGTCTTCTGGCATGTAAAGCTGTATGTATATCAAGCCCCATAAGGCTTTTAAGTTAAATAACTGATCTTTCCACTTCTATCCCTATAGACATGGAGCAAGTCAGGACGGCTGTGGGACTAGGGTCACTAGATGGCAAGTTGTATGCAGTTGGTGGCGAGTGTGAAGCAACTGGTCATGAGGGAACACTTTATTTAAAGAGTGTTGAATGTTTTGATCCAAGGGTGAACAGCTGGTGTAGAATACCGGACATGCAGTACGCCCGCTCCTTTGCAGCTATAGCAAGTTTCAATGGTGAGTGTTGTAAGAATTAGGTGTGTGTACTGTAAAATAAAACATTTTCCAGGTTGTCTTTATGTCATTGGTGGAGAGACTACTAACCACTGCTATAGTACAGTAGAGTGCTATAATCCCAAGAACAATGAATGGAGTGCACTCCCTGATATGCACTTTGCTCGATCTGGTGCTGGGGCTGGTGTAATGGACGGAAAGTTGTACGTCGTGGGTGGACAGGATCGGTTTACAGCTCACTATGCCAGTGTGGAGTGTTACAACCCTGTGGATGACACGTGGCTACCTTGTGCTGAAATGAACTTTGCCCGATCTGGTGTAGCTGTTGCTGTTCTAGGTAAATACCTGTATGCCATCGGAGGAAGGAACCGTGGAGAACAAACATACTACAACAAAGTTGAGCGTTATTCTCCAACTGAAGATAAATGGGAGGTCATATCTCCACTGCTTCACTCACGGGCGTGGCCTGCAGCTGCTGCCTTCTGCCATTGTATTTATGTTGCCGGTGGTTATGATGGACAAAATCGTCTCAACACTGTGGAACAGTATAACCCTGAAACAGACAAGTGGACGAACATGGCAGAAATGAAAGAGAATCGTGCTGGATGTGGCTTATCAGTAGCGTAATGCTGTCAACCCACAACTTGCTTCTGTACCTTTTACAACCATTCGATGATTTTTAAATTTGTTCTTGCTTAGACTTATTAATGAACAGacaattttatttattgtttacAACCCATTGCCGTGCAAAAAAATATTATAAgacagttttttttgtttgcttttATGTTGTAACTGGTGACTATTTGCATCACAAATCACTTGAGGTCACTAATAAACTTTTATAGCACATCTGTAAGTACTGCTAAACCTTTCCTAGTTACTATTGTATTGCATTCACATTAATTTTGCTAAATTATAAATagtgaaatttaatttgtactAGAACAAAATAAAGTATTAAATGGGAGTTAATGATTTACGTTTCTCTGAAGAAAGATCCGGATGCCAAACATCCACTGATAGAAGTACTAGTAAACTATCTTCACCTTTATGCCACATGGAGTATTCAAAGGAATCATCGAATATCAAAACCTTCCCTTCTTGCCAATTCCTACAAATTTAAGAATTTAAATAGCACAAATTTTCAGCAATGAGAGAAAAACACTTATTTCAATAAATTGTGAGGATAAAATTTTTTGCAGACATATATATACCTCAAAAAATTTGTATGGAAACAATATCACGTCACTTAATTAATAATTACACTCAATCTAGTTGTAATAAGACAATTTTAGGAAATGGGTCATACTCTGGGTAAATGAAGTTGGTTCTATGGGGCTGTAGTACTAATTTACATGGGCCCCCAAAGGTGGTCCTATTAATTTTCAACATGTACACTCACCTTGTTTCATCAGCCACTCTTATCCTGCTGTTACTAGGGACCACCAGACCAAGATGGAGTCGTAGATGTGTGTTGCTAGGTGCTACAGCTGGCCATGTCACTGTGCCAGGAACcatagctaccaactcagcctATATTACATAACAATGATATAAGACGGATCACATGCAATTGTATACCTGGCATCTCCTGCATGTAGCTGATGCAGAAATTGACTTAATCAGACCACAAGTTTCGGGTAACATGCTACATCCACTGTTATCGGGTTTGCCATTTGAATAGAGTAGTAGTCTGCGTAGTTCCCCTGTCTCACATAATCCCTTAACAACATGTTGTAGCTGATTGATAACTCCTAATGCCTCACTGTAAAATGAATTCCTAAATAACTGAAACACCAAGGTATTACTTACAGTTTAATAGTCTCCCAGCGTCCCTCCAGCAACTTGATGGTGTTCTGGTAACTGGTATCCCCTGGCAACCACCATGGCTGACCGTGTAGGCCTGGTTCATTATTTATTGACCGTTGCCATGGTGACAAGAAATGTCCCAGTGACACACCCTCAGCATAAAGCACACGTGCCTGAAAGAATAAGAGCCCACAATTAACACAGAACTTTGTATGGCAGATATGATTATGTTAATTCTATTCACAAATAGAAGCCATGAAGGATGAATCATGAAGTTCACACAATTTTGGACTGGTCAGAGGAAGTGGTAGTTCCAATACATTACAAGGATTGTATAAGTGTTCACTTACCTCTTCACTTCTGCCAAGCCTGGTCAAACACTCTCCACCATGATGGAAAAACTGTGCCAACTTGCGGATCTCTTCATCTTTCTTTAACCCATCCAATAGCAGTGGTAAAGCTTCTTCAAATTTTCCCTCCAATTTTAACAACAACCCTATATGTGCTTTTGAAAATAAATCATCTGGCCACTTGGTGACAGCAACTTTGAAATACTCCAATGCCTTTGTGTTCTTTCCAGCTGCAATATAAGTCAAGGCAACTTTTCTAGTGTACAACTGATTATCAGGAAAGTGATGAGCCAACTCAGCCCATGCCTTTACACTAGTTTGGAGTTTGCCACGGAATGATGCTCGGTCAGCAAGCCTCAGTAGTGCTTCACGCCGGACATCCTTAGGAGTTATAACATTATCAATACCAACACTATAATAGGCATCGATACATAAATCCAGATACTTATTGCTATGTTTCAGCTCAGCATATTTGCACAAAGTCTGTGCCTTGCCGTACATACCACGTGGACTTTGTGGAAACCTGGTTAAGATTTCTTCGAAAGCCTCCAGTGCCTGTTTAAATTTCTTCCGACGAATAGCTTTCTCACCAGTCAATATTTCAATGATGAATGGCCGGTCTGGGTCAGCTGGTTCAATTGGCCACTGTAGTACAGGTATATTAGTAAGGTCAACAGTGGTCTTGTTAATGTACTTGTCCTTCCTACGTGGTACAATACGCTCACCCTCTGCTTGTGACTTTTTCGAGGGTTCCTTTTTACTGGAATTTTCACTAGACTTTTTATTGCTTTTCTTCTTGTCTTCTTTCGCAGGCTTCTTACCACTTGACTTTACTTCTTTACTAGCAGGTGGCTTGGTGGTTTTCTTAATATTAACTTTGTCAGTTTCCTTGAGTTTGTTATTAGCTTTCTTGGCCACGCTATCAGTCACATTGCTATTAGCGGCCCTTGATTCATGCTGCTCTCTCGTAGCCACACGACCATTGTATACCACGTAACAGGCGAGGACAACCATCGCAATAGATAGTATTAAAAATGTTAACAGCCATCTGACTGTGCTTGGTCCTTCACTAGGTACACCTGGTCTCAGTTTCCTCTTTTTACCTACACACACGATGGGAAGGAGTAAAATATTAGACAACTTACATGCACTACCTGTGTGAACTACGCCATTTGCAGCAGCAGGTTTTACTTCTTCTGCTTTACTATCAGCTTTTCTCTTAGATGGACGACTAGCCATTCCAACTCCGGAAGTAGACTATTTAGGAACGTGTTGTTTTTAAATTTACACGATAGTCGGTAAATTTTTTTCCTGTCGATGGCGTTCTTTTTCCGTAGATTTCGCGCAAATGATGACGCTAACGAGGACGAAGGCGATGAAGATGAAGACGAGGCGTTGCTAGCAGATACTAGCGATTCATCAGGTAATCTTGAACCATCTATTTGCAAGTTTTTAAGTAGGTCACGTGATGCAGGTTCAGATCAAGAAGAGCAACAAGCAGACACTCAAAATAGTACACCCAACAATCACGTGACAGAAACACACCCACAGGGCATATATGATGTTACGCTTCCTGCTCGTCATCTGGTAAGCTCAGTAATTCTCTGGGTGTGGAGAATATACACATACTTGTTTCTATGGTTACAGTATCTAGGAGAACTTGATGAAGATAACAGCAGTCAGAGGACGGTTCACCACGACAATGACACTCCATGCCTACCCCTCCTTTACCTCCGAGATACTATTGTATTCCCAGGAGAAACCTTACCAATGCATGTCTTCAATTTACATGTGAGTGTATTACTTGAATCATGTTCTGAACCAAGTGattttagttgatctctctgctgcGTAATGCATTAACCAGCAACCAGCCTGTTGCTATATGCTCAGACCTTAGGTGAGTGATAGCCAAAAGTATGTGGCGATCTTGCCAGTCAGGCTAAAATTTTCTTTTCCATTTGGTTGGTTAGGAAAGACACTTGAATTATTAACAATAGCAATGTAGGCAGACACGTTCTTTTATTGAGTAGATAGACATGGTTGCTCGCATGACTTGGTAATTAGCCAGCAAAATCCTATATAACTGCACCAATGGGTAGTGGCATATCATAGTAGGGCTTTGGCCCACCAGAGGTGTTTGTATGtaaggttgagatactctatcaaataatctaataaaacaatcacagtATTGAGCAGACTTGATGCATTGTGGCACTCTACGTAGTTAGAATATATAGGTGGGTTTTTGATTTGCCTTCTTATAATCGTAAAATTACCATCACTGCTGATGAGTAAATTGTTGATGCAGTCAAAAAAGTTGTGTGGACAGGAAAAAAAGCTGGCTAACCTCAAGTTTTCCACCTAATCAAATAGAAAATTAGTCTGGCTGGCCAACCAAACTGTATTGTATATAACATAAAAATTTTGTAAGGACAATTTTAGCTGATTAGGCTGTCATCTCTTGAATGGAGTCCTATGGTTTATGCCTTTATGGTTATTAGAGCTAAAATTGTCTTCATTATTGTGCAACATGTATGATATAAGTAAATTTCCTTAGGAATTTTGATGAAGATCCTGAACAGGCTCTC
The nucleotide sequence above comes from Dysidea avara chromosome 3, odDysAvar1.4, whole genome shotgun sequence. Encoded proteins:
- the LOC136249772 gene encoding aspartyl/asparaginyl beta-hydroxylase-like; translation: MASRPSKRKADSKAEEVKPAAANGVVHTGKKRKLRPGVPSEGPSTVRWLLTFLILSIAMVVLACYVVYNGRVATREQHESRAANSNVTDSVAKKANNKLKETDKVNIKKTTKPPASKEVKSSGKKPAKEDKKKSNKKSSENSSKKEPSKKSQAEGERIVPRRKDKYINKTTVDLTNIPVLQWPIEPADPDRPFIIEILTGEKAIRRKKFKQALEAFEEILTRFPQSPRGMYGKAQTLCKYAELKHSNKYLDLCIDAYYSVGIDNVITPKDVRREALLRLADRASFRGKLQTSVKAWAELAHHFPDNQLYTRKVALTYIAAGKNTKALEYFKVAVTKWPDDLFSKAHIGLLLKLEGKFEEALPLLLDGLKKDEEIRKLAQFFHHGGECLTRLGRSEEARVLYAEGVSLGHFLSPWQRSINNEPGLHGQPWWLPGDTSYQNTIKLLEGRWETIKLEALGVINQLQHVVKGLCETGELRRLLLYSNGKPDNSGCSMLPETCGLIKSISASATCRRCQAELVAMVPGTVTWPAVAPSNTHLRLHLGLVVPSNSRIRVADETRNWQEGKVLIFDDSFEYSMWHKGEDSLLVLLSVDVWHPDLSSEKRKSLTPI